CCATGTTTTCATAAAGATAAGTGATTTTCGCTGTCAAAAATCAATTAAAGATGAATTCTTTGGGCAATGTTGTCAACTGAAAATGTTATTCCTTTAGAAGCGAAATGACTGTGCCATCATTTAGTTTACTTCTCCTAAAGCAATTTTTGAATTATAATTTTAGAATCCGTTTTTGGGTTTTCATGTCCTCTGTATGCACACAACTAATATGTAAGCATGATTATTTTCAATTTGTTTGTAACGGCTGAATGTAGTACATGTGGTAGATAGTGTTTTAGTGAATTATAAGAGTTATGGCTGCTTGTATGTTGGGTGCCACACGGGTATCTCGCCTTTAGTGCAGTGAAGCCACTCACAGGCACTGTCCTCACGGAACTTGATACCAACACACTTTTTAATGCGTCATCATGACTTAATACTGAAGTCAAGTCACTACAATCTGTAGAGAAGTGAGGGGTTTACGATGTCTTTATTTCCCAGGACATGGCCAGTGTTTAGTAAGACGGCGCAGCCTCGATAATTTTACATATTCCATCACGGTTTAAATAGACTGtggttttcttgtctttctcttGTCCCAGAAAATATATCAGATTTATCAGCTTTCTGATGTACCAGCAGCAGAGTTCAGTTACAGAACCTCAGCTGGTTGTGCACAACTGGTTAATATCAATTTTTAGCCATTATAGAATAATTTTACTTTGTATTTCAAATGCATTTTATAATTCTTATTGTTATTTTTTACcttaagtgtgtcgtgaagatcaCAGAATTAAGTATACATAGTTATACTTTATGTGATGACCTGGGTGAACCAGAATTGCATTTGTCAAATAAACTCACTCGATCAATCAAATTTTTCCCCTAGCTTTTTTACGTGATAGGCAACTACCTTACAATTAACACGATTTTCTTCAGTGACTATTGATACACAGCCATCACTCCGTCTGTGGAGGGCATTCCCAAACTAGTCTTTTTTTTAATTGAGGGATGATGAACATTAGCAGTGCGGCTACAAGGCTCTCTGAAAATTTCATGTTCATAACAGAGAAGTATAGCTCTGTATCAGATTATGAATTATATTCAATCGAAATAATTCTCTCCTAACGTTGCATTGTTCCCTGAAGTTTAGTGCTGTAAAGTCGATTGATCCAGACACTGAAACCAACCAGCTTTCTCACGGTGGTCACGTACTTTCCCCCCCAAGTACAACACTCCATAGATAAGTTAATCTACACTGAACGCCAATGACCTATGACATTCCTCTTCAGATACCGGAGAAGTGCATTCGTCTGCACAGCAGCATCAGGGCAGGCCTGAAGCACTGTAAAAGAACTGAAAAACTCACTGGACCCGTAAATTGGTAATCAATCATGGTTGACGGTAAGGAAATAGCCATTCTGATCGCGCGGGTGGTGGCCTCTCTGGTGTACATGGTATACTGCCTGCTGGAGACGCTTGTGAAGACCTTGCTACCACGCAAATACCGCAGGAAGGACATAAGGGGCAACGTTGTTCTCGTTACGGGGGGCGCCTCGGGTATTGGCCGCCTGATGTGCATCAAACTGGCCGCCAGGGGCGCCATTGTCGTGACGTGGGATGTGGACGAGAAAGGTCAGTCAAGCAACATTATACGTTCATGTATACAACATAAACGCGCATGGAATAAATGAACACACTCACGTGCTCTACACAgtacaatgttgatgaatgttACATTATAGTATTACAGAGAATTGCTTTCCAGCTTTTATGAGCAGCGTACCATGTTCCGCTTTGCACCAAAACCTTTCATCTTAACACTCTGAATATGAATATACTTAAAGTCTATAACGTCAGTTAAAGTGGGGAAATCTGTAGAATATACTTATTTTATCATATTTACTCATTCCTCTGATTGACGATTGCAACCTCCAAGAACAAGATCACTGCTGGAGACTACTTAAATAGACTATTATGTTATGGAAAAGCTTGTTGTCGTCGGGCGGGACGAAGGGGTCCTGGCAGGAGCAGGAGCAAAAGAAAAGACGCGTCTGTAACTATGTTGGTGTTGTCTTTTGTGACTGGCCAGCATGGGGGTTTCAAGACAAGGCTGCCTCAGGAGGTTGGGCGAGGCGAGCACAAGTGATGTTCTTTGTTCCTTGGCGTCAGTGTTGCCAACCAGTGAGTGATCCCTTCTCGCCCGCATATCACTTGTATTACATCCTTAACATTTATCTTTAGTGCCtaacaagataaagaaaaagaactcAAGTTATCAATCAATTATTCTATTGACACAGGATTACAGGAAGACAAAGTTCGAAGCCCACGACAAAAAGTCTGTATTGAAGAGACGAACAATATATACCCAAGACCGTTGGTCTGTTATACAGGAACACTGTTTACTGATATGCTGTACATGACGGTATGACTAGGGTTTAGATGAGGATTTGTGAAATATTCTAATTACAACATGTCTGACAGGAAGAACAGAAATAGCTAATCCTACTTATTAGTGATCATGTAATATCCAACCTAACTAGTAATATGTGCAATTGATATCACGGGGCGAGGAAACATCATCTAAGTGGGAAACTGCAAAGTACAATTATGGTTAACCTTGGGCGAGGAGACATCCTCTAACTTGGAAAACATTGAGATTCTATCATGCACTGGAAAGTATAAGTTTGATAATTTTACACTTTTTGTACACTGCACGAAACTGATATTGATAATTGTCCCACTCTTCCAATCCAtaaacgctcccgcctgttgcacaggggtcccgggttcgatcctggctcttggaggtttgtatgttctatgaaggtgctcgttcatttacactttgttcgtatatatatatatatatatatatatatatatatatatatatatatatatatatatatatatatatatattatatatatatatatatatatatatatatatatatatatatatatatatatatatatatatatatatatatatatatatatataatccctggggataggggagaaagaatacttcccacgtattccctgcgtgtcgtagaaggcgactaaaaggggaaggagcggggggctggaaatcctcccctctcgtttttttttttaattttccaaaagaaagaacagagaagggggccaggtgaggatattccctcagaggcccagtcttctgttcttaacgctaccttgctaacgcgggaaatggcgaatagtttgaaagaaagaatatatatatataattcctcctATGAAGACATGGGTCGTTGTGCATCTATTGTCAAACAAGCTATGAGCCATGGCCTTAAGGCTAAGACTCTTTTCCACATTACGCCAGGATCAGAACAGATCCGTGCTACCATTGAACGTGATGGAATTGCAGAGACCCTCCGTTCCTTTGGTGGAACTGTGTTAGCAaatgcatgtggcccatgcatTGGTCAATGGGATCGTCAAGATGTCAAGAAGGGCGAGAAGGATACTATCGTTACGTCTTATAACCGCAACTTTACTGGCCGTAATGATGCTAACCCTGCCACTCATGCTTTTGTCACCTCACCAGAACTGGTCACAGCCATGTCTCTTGCTGGAAGGCTTGACTTTGACCCACGAAGTGACACATTGGTGGGAGCTGATGGCAAGGAGTTTAAGCTGAAGGATCCTTATGCTGAGGAACTACCACCACGTGGCTTTGACCCTGGTGAAGATACCTATCAGTCACCTGCAGATGATAGCTCACATGTGAGTGTTGACGTGAGCCCAGAATCTCAACGCTTACAGCTTCTATCACCTTTTGATAAATGGAATGGCAAGGATTTAGAAGATATGACCATTCTTATAAAGGTTAAGGGGAAGTGCACAACAGACCACATTTCTGCTGCTGGCCCTTGGCTCAAGTTCCGTGGCCACCTAGATAATATCTCTAATAATATGTTCCTCACAGCTGTCAATGCAGAGAATGGTGAAATGAACCAAATAGAAAACAAAGCAACAGGAGAATGGGGTCCTGTACCAGCCACTGCACGTGCTTATAAGGCCAGTGGCATCAAATGGTGTGTCATTGGTGATGATAACTATGGTGAGGGAAGCTCTCGGGAACATGCTGCTCTTGAGCCTCGTCACCTAGGTGGTCGTGCAATTATTGTAAAATCATTTGCTCGCATTCATGAAACTAACCTGAAGAAGCAGGGTTTGCTGCCACTCACATTTGCTGACCCAGCAGACTATGACAAGATTGGATCTAATGACAAAATTACGCTTCTAAACTTAGCTGGACTTTCACCTGGCAAGCCTGTTGAGTGTCGCATCAAACATCCTGATGGTTCTACTGAAACAATTTTCCTAAATCACTCTTACAACGAGCAGCAAATAACCTGGTTTAAGGCTGGTTCAGCCCTGAATCGTATGAAGGAGGTAGCTGCTGGCCAGTAGAATAAGGTACAAAATTATATTGTTCTGTACATAAATCTAAATGTTATGAAATTCATTGATTAGGAGATAATGTTGAATTGTAGTTTTTTGTAGGATATGTAGATAGTGTGTAGTACATAATTCTTGAaatatcattatccctggggataggggagaaagaatacttcccacgtattccctgcgtgtcgtagaaggcgactaaaaggggagggagcggggggctggaaatcctcccctctcgtttttttttttgattttccaaaagaaggaacagagaacgaggccaggtgaggatattccctcagaggcccagtcctctgttcttaacgctaccttgctaacgcgggaaatggcgaatagtatgaaagaaagaagaaatatttatatatatatatatatatatatatatatatatatatatatatatatatatttttttttttttttttttttttttttccaaaagaaggaacagagggggccaggtgaggatattccaaaaaaggcccagtcctctgttcttaacgctacctcgctaacgcgggaaatggcaaatagtttaaaagaaaaaaagatatatatatatatatatatatatatatatatttttttttttttcatacatattcgccttatcccgcgtcagcgaggtagcgttaagaacagaagagtgagccttagagggtaaatccccacttggcccacctctcagttccttcttttggaaaattataagatatatatggatggggttgtaagggaggtaaatgcaagagtcctggaaagaggggcaagtatgaagtctgttggggatgagagagcttgggaagtgagtcagttgttgttcgctgatgatacagcgctggtggctgattcatgtgagaaactgcagaagctggtgactgagtttggtaaagtgtgtggaagaagaaagttgagagtaaatgtgaataagagcaaggttattaggtacagtaggggtgagggtcaagtcaattgggaggtgagtttgaatggagaaaaactggaggaagtgaagtgttttagatatctgggagtggatccgctgccagatccactcccagatatctaaaactccttCGTGAGGTGCATGATGCAGTAGCCATGGCTATACTGTGTAATATGTCATCGGCAGGTAACATCGAAACGGCTCGACAGGTGGTGGCTGCCGGCGGTCAGTGCCGGGCCTACTGCGTTGACCTGTGTGACAGACGCGCCATCTACACCGCTGCTACTAAGGTCAAGCAAGAGGTCGGCAAGGTCAGTATGTTAACCTCACATCCTTTGTGTAACCCCGAAAGGCACGGCCGTATTACTCTTGGGTAAAGatagcatggcctttgacctgacctttgagtgagggcagaggtcaggtcatcatactcaagggtaatattatcatcatcctgaAAGATCATATTGTGGAGCTCACGGGGCTGGCTGGCATTGCCAAAATTGTCACAGTGAAAGGCATTTCATTCCAAATGGATTTTATTCCGTAAACTTGGATGAATGGCGCGATCGAGACATTCTTTCGTAAACGGAAATTACGGCACATGCGCGCGTCATAATCTAGCGCACTTCTCTCTTGGAAGCTGAAGATAGACGGCAGAATTCAAGAGGAATTTTCGATAGGTTTTTCTACGGATGCTCACAGACCACTGCTTTGCTTCACTGTGGAACTGTCCCGAGCGTATCACATGACGCGTGACAAAATTGGagtaggttttaggttaggttaggttagaccatCCCCCGCTAGCATTGAAAACTCTGAGGCATCCCGTGGACCACATAGAGCCGGTATGCTAGAGCAAACTTATCGTCTGGTCACTAGAGAGTATTTCGATCCCGCCATTCGAACTTTTTTATGGAACAAAACTGACATTTGTGTAGCCGACCGTCCCTGGTGCGGCGCTTTACTGACCCAGACCGACCCTCCGCAGGTGGACGTCCTCATCAACAACGCCGGCATCGTCACTGGGAAGAAGTTCCTCGACTCATCTGATGAAAATATCATCAGGACATTTGAGGTTAACACCCTAAGCCATTTCTGGGTGAGTACCAGCGCTTGTAAGTCACTACCAGCACTTATTAAGCCCCTTTCGGCACATGTAGATCAGCTCCAGCACTTGTAGCTTAGTACCAGCACTTGTAGTTTAGTACCAGCATTTGTAGATCAGTACTTGCACGTAATGGTCAGTACCAGCATTTGTGCATCAGTACTAACATTTATTAGGTCAGTACCAGCACTTGTAGGTCTATACCGACGCAATGTATATCATAGAAAGTGGGTTGTGTCTACTGTATATAGATATGCTGAAGAACTTCACACACTATGACCAACCCACATGTACGGTTACCAATTATTTATCAATTTCCTTAGTGTGATAATAATTACCTGCTGCTGGGGTGATACATTTTTGGTAAAATATGTTTGTCTTGAGTGGAAAGGTTGTTCCGGCAGTCGGGgaggtatgaagaaaaaaaatggcgggGTGAATTGTTATACCACTGAATATAGTCATTCCATCGCTCTCCACACTCAGCAGGAACGAACAGACTAGAGGCCCCGGAGGGTCCAAACCTGTTAGTTGTGTATTAGTTTAGTACAGATAGAGGGTTCTACACTCTTGAAACCCCATTTCTTaagctttctcaatcacacagTTTAGTAGATTTGTATATGATGTCTGCATTCCCATTTTCATTATTTAGCTTATTCCATTCACCTACAGACATGATACTCCGTAAGTTCTATGCACCTTTATCAACTTGTTTCTTGCTTTGTTTCTTATTTTGATCCCTGGTTGCCCCGTATTTGCATATTTCAAAGATATGTTTGCTGTCGACGTCAACTGGTCTGGTTACTTGAAGGTTGTGCCATAGTtttcccttattcatttccatgatAGGTACATTTATGGTCTCCAACCTCTAACCGTAACTCAACTGTTTTTCAGGAACCATTTTTGTTTAACTGTTGTGGACCTATTTATTAACAGTAACCAAATCAGAGAAGCATTTTTCAACTGGTGTCATATAAGCACTGAGAATAGCTTTATGAACATTTCCTTGTCACTAAACTTAAAAGCAGTATTGATGTTCCCTTGCAACAGTTTGTCTCTTTAGTTCTCTTGAAACATTCATATGAAAGATTTGGAAGTGTCGCTtattccctttcacacacacattcccgtcGCTTGTGTCCTATTGGTGTGTCCCATTTTCATTGCTCTGCAATTGCGTGCAAGgaactagagtgaattggaatgatgtgttataccgaggttgacgtgctgttgatggagtgaaccagggcatgtaaaccgtctggggtaaaccatggaaagttttgtagggcctggatgtggaaagggagctgtggtttcggtgcagtatacatgacagctagagactgagtgtgaacgaatgtggcctttgttgcctagCTTGCAcgcgcgctgggggagggggatgctatttcatatgtggccgggtggcgaggaaatggatgaaggcagcaaggatgaacatgtacatatgtatatgtttgtgtatgtatatgtatttatacgttgaaatgtataggtatgtatatgtgcgtgcgtgggcgtttatgtgtatacatgtgtatgtgggtgggttggtccattctttcgtgtttccttgcgccacctcgctaacgcgggagacagtgacaaagtatgataaattaataatatatatatatatatatatatatatatatatatatatatatatatatatatatatatatacggcattaatgggatggccatgatcagggcctcagctgaCCTCATATGGTGTCTCGGCTAACATGCGAGGAAGAAGACTTGTAAGAAGTATATTGAATGAAAAATAGAATATTTTCCAATACAGCAGTTAAATATTTTGACAGTTGTTATCAATCTCTTGCTGCTCCTCACCTTCTCATACTATGATGATATTTTTGTTTTGCTGTATTTGTGACAGTAATCCAAGATATAAGGGGAAACAACACTATATGACTTTTATAGccttcctcacctctctcacaACATGATTTTCAACCAACCTGACCTTGGTTTATGAGAGATGCACCAATTTTTGTGAATGTTGGTGAATTGAGTGGTAAATATGGTGATAAAGACTGGATGTGGAGATGGTCCACAACACTGATAAGGCAACCTTTGTTTGTGCGATAAGATAAATTGTGCCTTTGTACCATCATGATCTTAGGGTCATCTTAATCAGGGCTGGGCATCATTATCTACTTACGCTCAATGCTTTGATCATGAATTAAAATGGTCAGTCATCTTCCTCTAGGGTTGTCATCATACTGAAGAGGCTTAAGTCATTGTACTCAAGCACATAAGAAGTCATACTCAAGGGATTGATGAATCACAGTATCATCACaagatacacatatacttatgatCCTTAGTTCTGTAGCTTAGATATACCAAATGCTGTGTAGTGGATTAGATATACCTAATGCTGTGTAGTGAAGGAGGTACTACATACCCAGCCTGACTACCTCACCATGACTTGATCTGCTTTATGCTTCCTTTTGGTTCATGACCCTCCTGTAGTGGATACCCAGATTGTTGCCTTAAACAGTAAATAAGAATGCATATTACCTGTAAAACATGTGTGTAGGACATGCATGTACATCTCTCCAAATTTGATAATATTGATTATCTTGGGATATTTTACATGGCAGACAACCAAGGCATTCCTGGCAGACATGATGGCACGGAATGAGGGCCACATCGTCACTATTGCTTCCGCTGCTGGCAAGACGCCCTGCAACAGCCTTGTTGATTACTGCTCCTCTAAGTACGCTGCTGTTGGCTTCAACGAGGCCCTCCAATTGGAGCTCaaggttcttatatatatatatatatatatatatatatatatatatatatatatatatatatatatatatatatatgtatatagttttgaaaactttttttgtCAGTAAAGTACCCTGAAGTATATTATGtgcatattttttctttgctaattttctggaataaacattttttttttccctaggccCTCCTTGACTGACATCAGGCAACTAGAACGTACTCCACTCTCCTGGTTACAGCCCCCAACCTGGCTCGTTTTCCATTCATATATGCAACATTTATTGGTCTCAGATCGTACCTTCCCTTGTAGCATAATGTCTGTCCAATTCTTTCCCGAAATTCTTTGACTATTTAGCTTATTGCCTTGAGGCATTGCACTCTTCATAAACATTTATTGAAACCCaatatctttatctatttatagTTACCTCAGGACCAGTTTTTGAGAAAAAGAGATTTCTTGTTATACAGGACCTTTCttcaggctcctgcagcccaaggctgcactacttctagtagcaggggGATGTAAACTccattagagtgagaagttctttgatgagactgtaccctCATTGATACAGCCAcaccaaatgtgacttttcactcatggtgtaacctcaagcaggtggagtacaGTAACACTTTAAAATGATATATGTAGGGGATTTCAATGTGCACCACAAAGATGACTATGATGGAGATAAGGCCTTTTGTTTTTCCACCATAATGATCAAGAACAAGTTATCAGACACAAGTTCATGACTGTCACAATCTCTCTTTCAGTACATTGAACCTCCTTCTGCACCCTTCACCAGAACAATGCATTTTCTGCCCCTTAGGGCACTCTGACCATAATTTTGTTTGTCATATCAAATTAGGCACACCCACCCTCTGTCTTCTCCTCAGAACATCAGTTATTACTGGGAGAGGTCAGTGGTCATTCCAGTGCAGCTTCTTTGCTGACATTTTGTTGGACAGGTATTGCTTTGTTGGTTGGACTAGCCCATTTTGAGCTGAATGCATAGCTGGCGTTATTTTGATTAAATTGAAATCTTACATCAATTATTCTATCCCCATTCATGGTATGACTACTCCTTTCGTGATGACTTTTGCATTAAGGACAGAGTATACCAGTCCATGAAACTTCCCTTTTCCTGTGTTCTATTTTCCTCTAATGCAAATTTGGATGGCTTTGCCTCTAGTCCTCTaccccatctcctcacactgAACCTATGCCATATCCTATATTTTCCTTACACAGGGTTTATTGATTACTCTCCCAGCTTCAGGTGGACGAAGCATGAGGCTCAAATGTTATTTGTCTTCAAATCCATAAGGAGTTAGTTCCAAACATTGCTCGCTTGTCTAAAAACATAAactttacctttctcttgaagATATGTCTTAGTGCAGTCCACCCATGAGAATGGAAAGCTCActcaatcaacatcacaaagtctgctttccAAACACTGAGGGTGTTATACAGGTGCTGTAATTcatcttgtgagcagctgttccatATTTACAAGAGTCTCATTTCCCCTAGTATGGAGAATTGCTTATATATCTGGGataatttttcttcctcttctccattAACAAGAAAAGAATCAGAAATGATTCGTCTAATTGATTCTCCTGacatcacctctcttcacccTTTCTATTCTGTACACCATGCTGTTGCTGTCCTCTCTTTGTTTTAAGGCTATTATTTTGGCCAATGTTTCCATGAGCTGTCTGCATCTCCTTCCCAGTGGCTTGGACCTGAGACTCAAGTCTGGTTGCTGCTTCTCACCGTTTCTCTGTGGAAACCGGTTTCTCAAGGACTGACTCTAATGATACATCCTTTTTCCCTGGAACAGCTTAGCTTTGCATTCCTCTTCCtcgtttcttttttcccttttcctataatctttctttctttatgaaTAATGTCTACAAACATATGTGGAGCCGAAAgtaatttctacattcttttctttcactttattcctttcaccTGAGATAGCCTCTGGTTGGGGCATGTCATGTCAGGGCCATGTTCGCccctatatataatgaaaaaaagtgcTGATAATAGGTATTTCTTGCAGGTTGAAGGTAAAACTGGCATCCAGATGACATTAGTGTGCCCAGTTCTCATGGGAACAACAATGTTCCAAGGAGCACACTCTCGGTAAGCCTCTCAGTACACATCAGTTGAGCCTCATAATACACAGCAAGTGAGCCTTACAATACACAGCAGGTGAGCCTCACAGTACACAGTAGGTGAGCCTCATAATGCACAGCAGGGGAGTTTCACAATGCACACCATGTGATCCTTACGGTACACAATAGTTGAGCCTCATAATACACAGCAGGTGAGCCTCACAGTACACAGCAGATGAACCTCACAGTACACAGCAGGTGAGCTTTACAATACACAGTAGGTGATCTTCACAGTCACAGCTGGTAAACCTCACATTTTCCTCAAATTAATATAATTggagcattattttttttatcattatacttagtcgctggtAATTCCACATATAAATTGTGGCAATTATTGCTATATATGGACTTTGTTCTGATTTATGAGAACAGAAGGCAAGCCAACACTAGACTTAACCCCTTAGCACAATGGCACAATCCTTGAGCGTGGCTGTATATTAAATTACACCTAactgttgtaccgttgtgctcagggaaaCAACAGGAATATAACAGAGCACTCCACCATATGGTTATGAGTAGACCCATTATTTTTCTGAGACTTATTAGTTAATAAATATTTGCCAGGTTGACAATGTGAGTTGGTGCCACAGGGGGAGCTCCAGGACTTTGTATGGCAGTATAATCATGAAGGTATCTTTATGTTTGTAGAACTGGTAACAGAAATGGATTTTAGCTGGATCATGACAGCTGAACAGGTGTCGTTACTGTCAAACATCAGATAACAGGTTAGGTCTTTTTTTATTCACTTCTGTTCACTGCAAATGTTATCGTGGTCAGTAAGGGCTTGTGTGCAGCTGCCTAAGTTGGAGGTGTTTGTGTGCAGTAATGATGAGAATGGATGACAACATGAGAGAACAGGAAAGACTGTTCCCCAGTAGTTTATGAAGGAGGAAATTGGTAGTAGAGTGTACATAAGGAAGTAGTGTTAATGGGCCTAGTCTGTGGCTTCCAGTCTTTACCTGTTGTACTGTATTGTACTTACTGCATGTGTTTTTGTTCATACAATACTGTATCACATGAAAACATTtgggaatgaaaatgaaaatgcatCAGTGACTAATATCAGGTCTTTATCAGGAGGGTTTGAGAAGAATATGCTATGAACTAAATTCAAAATAGGAGTCTACAAAGTTGCCAGCAGTGCCTCTGGTTCTtgtaatacacaacacacatggcAGGTTTTTCAAAATAGCATTTCTGTTATCTCTACTTAATACAAAAGATGTCTACTTCTCCTTGACTTTTATAAGAAATACATTAAGTATTGTGTGTGTACTTATATCCATCCAGGTACTTTCCAG
The sequence above is a segment of the Panulirus ornatus isolate Po-2019 chromosome 12, ASM3632096v1, whole genome shotgun sequence genome. Coding sequences within it:
- the LOC139752186 gene encoding 17-beta-hydroxysteroid dehydrogenase 13-like encodes the protein MVDGKEIAILIARVVASLVYMVYCLLETLVKTLLPRKYRRKDIRGNVVLVTGGASGIGRLMCIKLAARGAIVVTWDVDEKGNIETARQVVAAGGQCRAYCVDLCDRRAIYTAATKVKQEVGKVDVLINNAGIVTGKKFLDSSDENIIRTFEVNTLSHFWTTKAFLADMMARNEGHIVTIASAAGKTPCNSLVDYCSSKYAAVGFNEALQLELKVEGKTGIQMTLVCPVLMGTTMFQGAHSRYFPVLQPDWVAGEVVDGMLMNSSVLILPCYMRLLFVLKELLPDKFQFHLSNVFAITSLMDNFTGKKIES